Below is a window of Spelaeicoccus albus DNA.
CAGTTCGCCGGTTGCGCCGTTGTCGAGATTGACGACGTCCTTGAGTCCCGCATCGTACGGCCCGGGCCGATCGGAGTTGTTGTTGGACGTGACGATTTGGAAGCCGTCTTCGTGGATGTGGAACGGGTGTGGCACGTTTTGTGCCCGGATGGTCCACTTCTCGGTCGTGCCGCGCCTGACCCGGGCATCGATTCGAGCCGGGTCGAACTTCTTGCCGTTGACGGTCCACAACACGCGGTCATCCGCCTTGGCGCCGCCGCGGGCAAACACGAATGTGCGGTGCGCGGCGATATTCGTGTCGGGGACGGGCTCCAGATCGCTGAGCTTGGCCGGGATCCGGGTGGTGTCGTTCGCCGATTCGGTCACCGTGAAACGCATGACGAGCCCGGTGTTTCCGCTGCCGTGCTCATTGCGCAGCGTGATGCTTTGCCCGACCTTGTACGCCGAGAAGTCCACGATGACGTCGAACCGTTCCGCTTGTGCGATGTCGATGGCATCCAGTTCGTGCGGGGAGCGTAAAAGACCTTGACCGGAGCCGACCTGCACGAAGGACGGCCCGTCGTCCGGCTTTGGATCGAGCGCGAGTTTGTAGCGGCGGGCATTGGAGGCGTTGAGAAATCGGAACCGGTAGCGGGTGTTGCTGACGTTCAGCGTCGGCCAGGCGGCACCGTTGACGAGGATGCAGTCGCCGAGCACGCCGCTCATGAAGTCGTCGGTGACACCGGGTGTGTGACGCAGCGACGGGTCGACCGACGGGTAGTGCATGGCGCTGTCCTTGGCGAACGACCGGTCGACAATCATCAGCGGAATATCGCGATCGCCACGCGGGAGCGGCAGCTCATCCTCGACGCCGTCGCCGATCAGAAAGAATCCGGCCAGGCCGCGCCACACGGACGGGCCGGTGAAGTCCATCCGGTGGTCGTGGTACCACAATGTGGCGGCGCGCTGGTCCAACGGATATTCGTACGTGAATGATCCGTGGTGGACGCGGCCGGGGTGATGAAGGTCGGACGCCGGCCAGCCGCCCGTAGGAAGGACGTAATCGGTGGGGTAGCCGTCGCTTTCCGGCGGCGTCCGCCCACCGTGCAGGTGCACGACAGTGGGGACTCGGAGTTGGTTGCGTTGGTGGATCAGCACGGGCCGGCCGCGGCGGGCGTGGATCGTAGGCCCGGGGAATATGCCGTTGTAGCCCCAAATCGGCGTGGAGGGGCCGGGCAGGATGTGTGCACGCGCGGATCGCTGGGTGATCTCGTAATGGTCACCGTCCTCGTCGGATTTCGACGGCTTCAGCACGGGCGGAATCGGCAACGTCGAGGTGAACGGGTCGGGAAGCCGTGCGGTGCTGGACAGGACGGCGCCGGCGCTGGACTGGCTCTGATTGACCGGCCACCCGCAGCCGGCCAAACTCGTCGGCAGAATCAACGAGCCCGCAGCCAGTGCGCTGCCTTTCAACACGTCTCGCCGTGACGGAGTCATGACCGCAACCCTAGTGAAGCGACCCGGGCCAGCGCATCGTGCCGGAAGCGACATTCCGGGTCGCTTCCTGCTCTATCGGTTCGGGGCGGCGCGGATCTCGAGGGCGTCAATGACGTCGCCGACCCTGGCGTATGCTGCATCGTCGAGCCCGCGGATCGGAGGCGGGAGACTCGGACGGTGGACGAGACCCAACTGTTCGGCGACCGCCGCGATCACCCGGAGACTTCCGTACCGGGCGAACAAGTCCCGCAGCGGCTTCAGCCGGTTGGCCAGCGTCGTGACATCCCCCCCCCCAAAGACCGCATGATGCGGATTGTTCCCCGCGATGCGGGTGCAACCAGCATCGCGGGGAACAATCCGCATCACGAACGGGTGCGGGCGGAGTCGGGTCGTCTACCGTCGTTCCCCGCGGAAGGCGATGAACACGCAGGCGCACGCGGAAAGGCCGACGCACACGGCAAAAGTTGCGCCGAACGGGTGTGGGTCGTGCTCGCCTGCCAGGCCGACCAGCGGCGACACGGCCGCGGCCAGGATGAACTGGGAGAAGCCGATCAACGCCGACCCGGTGCCGCCCATGTCGCGGGTTTGCGCCAGCGCCAGCGTGGTGGCGTTCGGCATGATTTGCCCCATCGACATCGTGAGTACGGCGATACCGACCAGGAACAGCCAGAGCGGCATCCCCGTCAACGACGCCGTCAGCATGATTACGCCGGCCGCCAGCAGTCCGCCCATGCCAAAAGTCATCAATCGCTGTTGCGGCACTTTCCCGGCCAGCCGCCCCGTCGTGGTCACCGATGCCGTCAACACCAACGATCCCAACGCGAACGTGACTCCGTAGGCCAGCGGCGAGAACCCGTGCTGGGCTTGCAAGATGAACGACGACGCTGAGATGTAGGAGAAGAAGGCGCCGAACGCCAAGGCAAAAGACAAGAGGTAACCGAGGTAGAGCCGCCGGCCCAGCGCCGTCCCGAGCCCCTTGACCATCGTGGTCGCCCCGCTCGGTCGTCTCCGGTCGGCCGGCAGCGTTTCGCGGATACGCCCCACGATGATGATCAGCGTCACGGCCATGACGGCGGCCAGGGCCCAAAACACGCTGCGCCAGCCGCCGAGCGAATTGAGCAAGGCGCCGATGAGCGGTGCCACGACCGGCGCGATGCCGACGATCGCCATCAGCGCGGCGATGAGCTTTGTGGTGCGCGCACCGGTGGTGACGTCCGTAATGATCGCGCGCGCCAGCACCACGCCTGCCGCGCCCGAAAAGCCCTGCACGACCCGTGCCGCAATGAAAAGCGAGATGGTCGGCGCCAGCGCGCACCCGATCGTCGAGAGGAGGCAAATGACTTCGCCGATGATGATCAGCTTCCGCCGGCCCAACGCATCCGAGATCGCGCCGATGAGTAACTGGCCGAACGCCAGCCCGAGCATGAACCCCGAAAGCGTCAGCTGTACGGCCGATGCGCTGGTGTTCAGATCGCCGACGACGTCCGGGAGCGAGGGCAGGTAGACGTCCGTGGCCATCGGCCCGATCGCGGAAAGCAGGACGAGCCCGACCAGGCCGAGTCCGCGCGTCGGGTCCTTGGAGCGGGAAGGTTCGGACGACGCGGGAGGAGCCACCATCCCAGTGTGCAGCCGGCGGACGTCGAATGGCGAGCGGCGACCGCCAATGGCTCCCGGCCGATTACGCCCAGTGAAAAAACATCGTTAGGCCGGCAGAAAGCCCATAAGCTACCTACATGGCTCCGATCGCCGACAACCACGACGGGACACCGACGCCCCCGGCGACACCCGTCATCGACGTGGCGGATCTGCGGATGCGTTACGGCTCCAAAGATGTGCTGCTCGGTGAGTCGTTCACTGTTTCGTCGGGAGAGGTCGTCGCTTTGCTCGGCCCGAACGGCGCGGGGAAGACCACGACCATCGAGGTGCTCGAAGGCTTCCGAATGCGCTCGGACGGGCACGTGTCGGTGCTCGGCGTCGACCCCGGTCACGGTGACGAAAGGTGGCGGGCGCGCCTCGGCATCGTGCTGCAATCGTGGCGCGACCACGGTAAATGGGGCGTACGCGAACTGCTGTCACATATCGCCGCGTACTACCCGCCGTACGCAACCCCCGCCAGACCCCGCCCGCGCGATGTGGACGAACTGATCGCGACAGTTGGCCTGAGTGACCATGCCGGCAAGAAGGTCAAAGAGCTCTCCGGCGGCCAGCGGCGACGTCTCGACGTGGCAATCGGCATCGTCGGATCCCCCGAAGTGCTTTTTCTCGACGAGCCGACGGCGGGTTTCGATCCGGAGGCCCGGCAGGAATTCCACGAAGTCGTCCGACGGCTGGCGGCTACCGAAGACACCGGTATTCTGCTGACCACCCATGACCTGGCGGAAGCGGAGAAACTCGCCGACAGGATTCTCATCCTGGCCGGCGGCCGAATCGTCGCCAATGGCACATCGGCCGAGCTGTCCCGTCAGGTGTCGATCGACGCGCAAGTGACCTGGAGCGTTGGCGGTCGGTTGTTTACCGAATCGACGGCGCAGGCCACCAAATTCGTCCGCGAGCTGTTCGACAGGTACGGCGACGAGGTTGACGACCTCGAGGTGCGCCGGGCCAGCCTCGAGGAAACCTATCTGGCGTTCGTGCACGCGTTTGAAACGGGCAGCGAGACCGATACGAGCGGACTTGACCTGACGTCGTCCGGCGTCACCGGAGCCGCCGGCGCGGAAAGAGGAAGGTGAGAGACGTGTCGATTGCCGTCAGCGTGGCCAAGGCCGGTCTTGTGCGCGGACGCAGCGAACTGCGGCATACGTTCACGAACTTCCAGGACCTCTGGGGGTACGTGTTCCCGGCGGGGATTTTGCTCGTGGTGATGCTTCTGCAACGCGGCGCGACGGTTGGCCCCACCGGGTTCTCGCTCGGAGCGACCACGCTTCCCGGGGCTATCGGGATGAGCATTGCGTTTTCCGGCCTGATGTCGGTCGCGGCCCAGCTGATCACCGAGCGCGAGGACGGCACGCTGCTGCGCAACAAGGCGATTCCGCACGGCATGACCGGCTATATGATCGGCAAAATCGTGCTGACCATCGGGATGAGCGTGGTCAGTCTGCTGCTGTTGCTGATCCCCGGGATGATCATTTTCGACGGCGTGCAGATGGGCATCGCCGGCGCGGTGACGCTGGTGTGGGTATTCGTGCTCGGGATGGCTGCGACGATGCCCATCGGCGCCGTAATCGGGTCGCTGTTTTCCAACCCGACGAGCATGGGATTTGTGATGTTGCCGATGATGGGGCTGATCGGTATTTCCGGCATTTTTTATCCGATCGGTAAGTTCCCGGAATGGCTGCAAGGGATCGCCGAGGTCTTTCCGATCTACTGGCTCGGCCTGGGCATGCGCTCGTCCATGCTCCCGGACTCGCTCGCGTCGGTGGAAATCGGCCAGTCATGGCGGCACCTGGAAACGTTCGGGGTACTGGGCGCATGGGCGGTGCTCGGGTTGGTGCTGGCCCCCATCGTGCTGCGGCGGATGGCCCGGCGCGAATCCGGATCGGCCGTGGCAAGCCGCCGCGAGCGCGCCATCAGTCGGCGCGGCTAGTCGAATTGGCCCGGCGAACGCGTGAATTAATTGGAAGGCGCGACCGGCGACTGTGTTGATAGTCTGAGTCGAGTTCGGTTGCCGACGCATCGTTGACTCTCGTCCCGAATAAATGGGCAGTGTCCGAGCGTTACATTCTTTGCCGAATTCAATCCCCGGATCGTCTGATCGGCGCAGTGCCTCGATGCGCCGCACGATCCGGCAGAAAAGAGAGAGTGCATGTCCAAAACCACGAGCGACGCGATGCCGCCTATGGCCGAGCCCGCGCGCCCCGCCGCCAATCCGATGCTCATCATCGGAATCATGGTTGTCACGGCATTCGTGATGATCTTGAACGAGACGACCGTCTCGATCGCCCTTCCGCACCTCGCCGAAGCGATGGCGGTGAGCACGGCTACCGTGCAATGGCTCATCAGCGGCTTCCTGGTCACCATGGCCGTGGTCATTCCGACCACCGGTTTCCTGATCGAACGGTTCACGCCGCGCGCGATCTACCTGGCAGCTGTCGGATCGTTTGTCGCCGGCACGCTCCTGTGTGCCATCGCGCTGAACTTCCCGGCTCTGCTCATTGGCAGAATCGTTCAAGCGTGCGGGACGGCGGTCATGATTCCGCTGGTCATGACCACCGTGATGCGGTTAGTGCCGGCTAGTCGCCGCGGGACCACGATGGGCACGATCTCCATCGTGATCGGTGTCGCGCCCGCGATCGGACCGACCGTCGGCGGGGCGATCCTCGCCGGCCTCGGGTGGCGTTGGATGTTCTGGCTGGTGCTGATCCTCGCCATCATCGTGCTCGTTTTCGCCATCGCGCGACTCCACGTGCCGGCAGAGCTCAAACCGGTGCCGCTCGATGTTCTCTCTGTTTTGCTCTCGGCCGTCGGTTTCGCCGGGCTCGTCTACGGCTTGTCGTCCATCGGTGAATCCGGCGGGTTCATCCCGTCGTGGGCCGCCGTCCTGGTCGGAGTCGTCGCTTTGGCGCTGTTCACCTGGCGGCAAAAGCGCCTTCAACTGCAAGACAAGCCGTTGCTCGATCTGCGGACGTTGACATACCGCCGGTTCTTCCTGGCACTCATCTTGGCGTTGTTCGTTTTCATGGCATTGCTCGGGGCCGGAGCCGTCCTGTTGCCGATCTATCTACAGAACGTGCTCGGCCACGGCACGCTCGTCGCGGGTCTTGCCCTTCTCCCGGGCGGCCTCGTGATGGCCGCCGTCTCACGCCCGGTCGGCAGAATGTACGACAAGTTCGGCGCCCGGCCGCTTGTCATTCCGGGCGCCATCGGCATGACTGTTGCGCTTGCAGCGTTCGCTGCGCTCGGCGCCTCGGCGCCGTTGTGGGCGGTCATCGTCTGCGACATTCTCTTGATGGCATCGCTCGGGTTCATGATGACGCCGCTGATGACCGATTCGTTGGATTCTTTGCCGGACGACCTGTACTCGCACGGCAGCGCGCTGCTGGCGACTTTGCAGCAGGTTGCCGGTGCCTTGGGCAGCGCGGTGCTCGTGATGATCGCCGCCGTCGGCAGCACCGGCCCGTCGGGGATCCCGGATGCGCACGGCATCAGCGTGGCGTTCTGGGTGGCCGCGGGTATCGGTGTCGGGGCCGTCATCGTGGCGTTCTTGTTCAAGCGTCGCGCGGCCTGAGCGTCGTGACCTCCCGTCGGGAGGCGTATCGCAACGATAGGATGGCGTCGTTATGTCCCGGCATTTCGCACTGGACTCGTTGGAGACCGATCGCCTCGTGCTTCGCCGTCGAAACGAGCGTGAGGCGGGCATCTATCGTCGCCTGTGGACCGAGAGAGACCCCAGGGTTCCGGCGCATCGACGAATAGACACCGAGGGACGGCCGACCCTGGAGGACATCCGCGCCGAAATACACCGGGAACGCCAATTGACGCGTCCGGGACTCCTGGCGGTGGAGCGGAAGATCGACGGCGATGTCATCGGATATTGCGGGCTGGTCTTCCACGGGAACGGCGCTCCCGACGAGCCCGAACTGGCTTACGAACTGTTGCGCAGCACTCACGGGTACGGCTATGCAACCGAGGCCGGCGGCGCTGTTCTCGACTGGGCGGCGGAGGCGGGTTACGAGCGAGTGTGGGCGACCGTTCGTGATTGGAACGCCGCCTCACGCCGCGTTCTGGACAAGCTCGGCTTCGGTGAAACGGGCCAGGTCGAGGCCGACGCCGTTCACGGCGACTCGCTCCTGACCGTTCGAAAGCTCGGGGACGCCCACCGGGTAGGCCGCATCCGACCGAGATGATCGCCCAGTTTGGGGCAGTACGGTAAAAATTTCATGACGACCGGACACCGAGAGGTCGGCGCGCCGTGAACTCCACGGCGCGCCGTCAAGGTGCCAAGCGAACGGCACCCACCTCTAATTGCGGACGACCATCACTGGTCCGGCGGCGTGGTTCAATAGCGCTTGCGACGTCGAACCGAGCAGCAGTCCGGTGAAGCCCCCGCGGCCCCGCGACCCTACGACGAGGGTTTCCGCCGTTGCGGAAATCTCTGCCAGGATGACGGCGGGCGGGCGGGCGTACACGTGCGAGGCGATGATGCGCTTGGACACCTGCAAGTCGGGATAGTCCGTTTTCACCGTCTTTTCGCACTCGTCCAAGGTGGCGCGTGCTTCGGACGTGATCACGTCCAAATCGACAGACACGGTGGACCATCCGTAGGCGCCGTAGCTGACGTGTACGACGCCGACGATGGTGAGGGGCAGTCCGTGCGCGGCGGCCAAGCGGGCTGCCTCGGACGGCGCGCGGATCCCCGAC
It encodes the following:
- a CDS encoding multidrug effflux MFS transporter; this encodes MAPPASSEPSRSKDPTRGLGLVGLVLLSAIGPMATDVYLPSLPDVVGDLNTSASAVQLTLSGFMLGLAFGQLLIGAISDALGRRKLIIIGEVICLLSTIGCALAPTISLFIAARVVQGFSGAAGVVLARAIITDVTTGARTTKLIAALMAIVGIAPVVAPLIGALLNSLGGWRSVFWALAAVMAVTLIIIVGRIRETLPADRRRPSGATTMVKGLGTALGRRLYLGYLLSFALAFGAFFSYISASSFILQAQHGFSPLAYGVTFALGSLVLTASVTTTGRLAGKVPQQRLMTFGMGGLLAAGVIMLTASLTGMPLWLFLVGIAVLTMSMGQIMPNATTLALAQTRDMGGTGSALIGFSQFILAAAVSPLVGLAGEHDPHPFGATFAVCVGLSACACVFIAFRGERR
- a CDS encoding MDR family MFS transporter, which produces MSKTTSDAMPPMAEPARPAANPMLIIGIMVVTAFVMILNETTVSIALPHLAEAMAVSTATVQWLISGFLVTMAVVIPTTGFLIERFTPRAIYLAAVGSFVAGTLLCAIALNFPALLIGRIVQACGTAVMIPLVMTTVMRLVPASRRGTTMGTISIVIGVAPAIGPTVGGAILAGLGWRWMFWLVLILAIIVLVFAIARLHVPAELKPVPLDVLSVLLSAVGFAGLVYGLSSIGESGGFIPSWAAVLVGVVALALFTWRQKRLQLQDKPLLDLRTLTYRRFFLALILALFVFMALLGAGAVLLPIYLQNVLGHGTLVAGLALLPGGLVMAAVSRPVGRMYDKFGARPLVIPGAIGMTVALAAFAALGASAPLWAVIVCDILLMASLGFMMTPLMTDSLDSLPDDLYSHGSALLATLQQVAGALGSAVLVMIAAVGSTGPSGIPDAHGISVAFWVAAGIGVGAVIVAFLFKRRAA
- a CDS encoding ABC transporter ATP-binding protein, coding for MAPIADNHDGTPTPPATPVIDVADLRMRYGSKDVLLGESFTVSSGEVVALLGPNGAGKTTTIEVLEGFRMRSDGHVSVLGVDPGHGDERWRARLGIVLQSWRDHGKWGVRELLSHIAAYYPPYATPARPRPRDVDELIATVGLSDHAGKKVKELSGGQRRRLDVAIGIVGSPEVLFLDEPTAGFDPEARQEFHEVVRRLAATEDTGILLTTHDLAEAEKLADRILILAGGRIVANGTSAELSRQVSIDAQVTWSVGGRLFTESTAQATKFVRELFDRYGDEVDDLEVRRASLEETYLAFVHAFETGSETDTSGLDLTSSGVTGAAGAERGR
- a CDS encoding multicopper oxidase family protein, producing the protein MTPSRRDVLKGSALAAGSLILPTSLAGCGWPVNQSQSSAGAVLSSTARLPDPFTSTLPIPPVLKPSKSDEDGDHYEITQRSARAHILPGPSTPIWGYNGIFPGPTIHARRGRPVLIHQRNQLRVPTVVHLHGGRTPPESDGYPTDYVLPTGGWPASDLHHPGRVHHGSFTYEYPLDQRAATLWYHDHRMDFTGPSVWRGLAGFFLIGDGVEDELPLPRGDRDIPLMIVDRSFAKDSAMHYPSVDPSLRHTPGVTDDFMSGVLGDCILVNGAAWPTLNVSNTRYRFRFLNASNARRYKLALDPKPDDGPSFVQVGSGQGLLRSPHELDAIDIAQAERFDVIVDFSAYKVGQSITLRNEHGSGNTGLVMRFTVTESANDTTRIPAKLSDLEPVPDTNIAAHRTFVFARGGAKADDRVLWTVNGKKFDPARIDARVRRGTTEKWTIRAQNVPHPFHIHEDGFQIVTSNNNSDRPGPYDAGLKDVVNLDNGATGELLIHFSGYPGKYVFHCHNLEHEDMMMMANFEIRD
- a CDS encoding ABC transporter permease, whose translation is MSIAVSVAKAGLVRGRSELRHTFTNFQDLWGYVFPAGILLVVMLLQRGATVGPTGFSLGATTLPGAIGMSIAFSGLMSVAAQLITEREDGTLLRNKAIPHGMTGYMIGKIVLTIGMSVVSLLLLLIPGMIIFDGVQMGIAGAVTLVWVFVLGMAATMPIGAVIGSLFSNPTSMGFVMLPMMGLIGISGIFYPIGKFPEWLQGIAEVFPIYWLGLGMRSSMLPDSLASVEIGQSWRHLETFGVLGAWAVLGLVLAPIVLRRMARRESGSAVASRRERAISRRG
- a CDS encoding GNAT family N-acetyltransferase, encoding MSRHFALDSLETDRLVLRRRNEREAGIYRRLWTERDPRVPAHRRIDTEGRPTLEDIRAEIHRERQLTRPGLLAVERKIDGDVIGYCGLVFHGNGAPDEPELAYELLRSTHGYGYATEAGGAVLDWAAEAGYERVWATVRDWNAASRRVLDKLGFGETGQVEADAVHGDSLLTVRKLGDAHRVGRIRPR